In a genomic window of Microterricola viridarii:
- a CDS encoding HpcH/HpaI aldolase/citrate lyase family protein encodes MTGGVDLDRTGPALLFCPADRPDRFAKAAERADAVILDLEDAVLPAERPAARAALAAHPLDPARTIVRVNPHGSSDHTLDVEAALAAGYRTLMLAKAESPAAVRAIEALAAASGSPRIGVIALCETAAGVLAAPQLAAEASVAALMWGAEDLLASLGGSSSRYPDGRYRDVARHARSAVLMAAAAHGTAAIDTVHLVIDDEVGLAAEARDAAASGFQATACIHPAQVAVIRAAYRPSPEQLSAAAALLARAAGEPGAFRFEGRMIDEPVLRHARALLERAEHTVW; translated from the coding sequence GTGACGGGCGGCGTCGACCTCGACCGCACCGGCCCGGCCCTGCTGTTCTGCCCGGCCGACCGGCCCGACCGGTTCGCGAAGGCGGCCGAGCGGGCGGATGCCGTCATCCTCGACCTGGAGGATGCCGTGCTGCCCGCCGAGCGCCCGGCCGCCCGCGCCGCGCTGGCCGCGCACCCGCTGGACCCTGCCCGCACCATCGTCCGCGTCAACCCGCACGGCTCGTCCGACCACACCCTCGACGTCGAGGCGGCGCTCGCCGCCGGCTACCGCACACTGATGCTCGCCAAGGCGGAGTCGCCGGCCGCGGTGCGCGCCATCGAGGCGCTCGCCGCGGCATCCGGCAGCCCGCGCATCGGGGTCATCGCACTCTGTGAGACGGCCGCCGGGGTGTTGGCCGCCCCACAGCTGGCCGCAGAGGCCTCCGTCGCGGCGCTGATGTGGGGCGCGGAGGATTTGCTGGCCTCGCTCGGCGGCAGCTCCAGCCGATACCCGGACGGGCGCTACCGGGATGTCGCGCGGCACGCCCGCTCCGCCGTGCTGATGGCGGCCGCCGCCCACGGCACGGCGGCGATCGACACCGTCCACCTCGTCATCGACGACGAGGTGGGCCTGGCCGCAGAGGCCCGGGATGCCGCGGCCAGCGGGTTCCAGGCGACGGCCTGCATCCACCCCGCCCAGGTCGCGGTGATCCGCGCTGCCTACCGGCCGAGCCCCGAGCAGCTGAGCGCGGCGGCCGCCCTGCTCGCGCGGGCAGCCGGCGAGCCCGGGGCATTCCGCTTCGAGGGGCGGATGATCGACGAGCCCGTGCTGCGGCATGCCCGCGCACTTCTCGAACGGGCAGAGCACACGGTTTGGTAA
- a CDS encoding MaoC family dehydratase has protein sequence MSDRDGSARESGREPGREIVQRGLFYEEFELGTRYLHRPGRTIGEADNVLFSSLTMNTQALHLDAAFAAGQPFGQRLVNSMLTLATLVGASVAQLTQGTLVANLGFGAVAFPQPLFHGDTLYAETLVSAKRLSASRPGQGIVTLEHTGRNQHGDVVATASRTTLVWCIDAAGAGQAP, from the coding sequence ATGAGTGACAGAGACGGATCGGCGAGGGAGTCAGGCCGGGAGCCAGGCCGGGAGATCGTGCAGCGCGGGCTGTTCTACGAGGAGTTCGAGCTGGGCACGCGCTACCTGCACCGGCCGGGCCGCACCATCGGCGAGGCAGACAACGTGCTCTTCAGCAGCCTCACCATGAACACGCAGGCGCTGCACCTGGATGCCGCGTTCGCCGCCGGGCAGCCGTTCGGCCAGCGTCTCGTCAACTCGATGCTCACCCTGGCGACGCTCGTCGGCGCCTCGGTCGCCCAGCTCACCCAGGGCACCCTCGTCGCGAACCTCGGCTTCGGCGCCGTCGCGTTCCCGCAGCCGTTGTTCCACGGGGACACGCTCTACGCCGAGACGCTGGTGAGCGCCAAACGGCTGTCCGCGTCCCGCCCGGGGCAGGGCATCGTCACGCTCGAGCACACGGGGCGCAACCAGCACGGCGACGTGGTGGCGACCGCGAGCCGCACCACCCTCGTCTGGTGCATCGACGCCGCCGGGGCGGGGCAGGCGCCGTGA
- a CDS encoding acetyl/propionyl/methylcrotonyl-CoA carboxylase subunit alpha, protein MNTGHATSALPPFRTVLVANRGEIACRVIATLQRLGIEAVAVYSDADRGAKHVALADLAIRIGPAPAAESYLNVDAVMAAVRASGADAVHPGYGFLSESPLLAAACAKAGVVFVGPGEEALRVMGDKIRSKRHVAGHGVPVTPGSEGHGSEGGVDSTDDAALAASAELLGYPVLIKPSAGGGGKGMHLVDSPEALPAALASARRTARAAFGDDTLFLEKFIAHPRHIEVQLLADGAGHTVHLGERECSLQRRQQKVVEEAPSPLLDAATRARIGEAACAVARSVGYVGAGTVEFLISDAAPDEFYFMEMNTRLQVEHPVTELVTGIDIVEWQLRVAAGQELPWRQEQIRLDGHAVEARIYAEDPASDFLPTSGRVLALAEAHGPGVRVDSSLLPGGEIGSHYDPMLAKVIAWAPDRASALARLDAALAHTVILGVDTNLAFLRGLLADPAVQAGALDTGLIARHLDAQATKSRAAAARVPGARAAAAQPAPPTDTAPAPALLGEMLAVAGALLHAEAPAAAGSPWQDRSGWRTGGAAAARPEALLVRHRGERAGAQAETAFEVRVVARSAGADHTAGGMTDHLTEHLAVAVRERGAEDGRMSAHTVSIAPAATAPSRATGVHVGIAVDGVQRRWSWARDGEDLLLSVEGESTRFTAVSREAELQGELARILAARAEQEGGVAASPELRTPTPGTVVQLHAASGDAVAAGAPIATVEAMKMEHQVTASVAGTVRLHVRLGDALRRDQLLASIDAQTPGQRQEIGNE, encoded by the coding sequence ATGAACACTGGGCATGCCACGTCGGCCCTACCCCCGTTCCGCACGGTGCTCGTCGCCAACCGCGGCGAGATCGCCTGCCGGGTGATCGCCACGCTGCAGCGGCTGGGCATCGAGGCGGTCGCGGTGTACAGCGACGCCGACCGCGGCGCCAAGCACGTCGCCCTGGCCGATCTCGCCATCCGGATCGGGCCCGCCCCCGCGGCCGAGAGCTACCTCAACGTCGACGCGGTGATGGCGGCCGTGCGCGCGAGCGGCGCGGATGCCGTGCACCCCGGCTACGGCTTCCTCTCCGAGAGCCCGCTGCTGGCCGCCGCCTGTGCAAAGGCCGGCGTCGTCTTCGTCGGCCCAGGGGAGGAGGCCCTCCGGGTGATGGGCGACAAGATCCGCTCCAAACGACACGTGGCCGGGCACGGGGTGCCGGTGACACCCGGCAGCGAGGGCCACGGCAGCGAGGGCGGCGTCGATTCCACGGACGACGCCGCGCTGGCGGCATCCGCGGAGCTGCTCGGCTACCCGGTGCTGATCAAGCCCTCGGCGGGCGGCGGCGGCAAGGGCATGCACCTCGTCGACAGCCCAGAGGCGCTGCCGGCCGCGCTGGCCTCGGCCCGGCGCACCGCCCGTGCCGCGTTCGGCGACGACACCCTGTTCCTGGAGAAGTTCATCGCGCACCCCCGGCACATCGAGGTGCAGCTGCTGGCCGACGGGGCCGGCCACACCGTGCACCTCGGCGAGCGGGAGTGCTCGCTGCAGCGCCGGCAGCAGAAGGTCGTCGAGGAGGCGCCGTCGCCGCTGCTGGACGCCGCCACCCGGGCCCGCATCGGCGAGGCGGCCTGCGCGGTCGCCCGCAGCGTTGGCTATGTGGGGGCGGGCACCGTGGAGTTCCTCATCTCGGATGCCGCGCCGGACGAGTTCTACTTCATGGAGATGAACACCAGGCTGCAGGTGGAGCACCCCGTCACCGAGCTCGTGACCGGCATCGACATCGTCGAGTGGCAGCTGCGCGTGGCCGCCGGGCAGGAGCTGCCGTGGCGCCAGGAGCAGATTCGGCTGGACGGGCATGCGGTGGAGGCGCGCATCTACGCCGAAGACCCGGCCAGCGACTTCCTGCCCACCAGCGGGCGGGTGCTGGCGCTCGCCGAGGCGCACGGCCCCGGGGTGCGGGTGGACAGCTCGCTCCTGCCGGGCGGGGAGATCGGCTCCCACTACGACCCGATGCTCGCCAAGGTGATCGCCTGGGCTCCCGACCGGGCCAGCGCGCTCGCCCGGCTCGACGCCGCCCTGGCGCACACCGTCATCCTCGGCGTCGACACCAACCTCGCCTTCCTGCGCGGGCTGCTCGCCGACCCCGCCGTGCAGGCGGGCGCGCTGGACACCGGGCTGATCGCCCGGCACCTGGATGCGCAGGCCACAAAGTCCCGTGCCGCTGCGGCCCGCGTTCCAGGGGCCCGCGCCGCAGCGGCGCAGCCCGCGCCGCCGACCGACACCGCCCCGGCGCCCGCGCTGCTCGGCGAGATGCTCGCCGTCGCCGGGGCCCTGCTGCACGCCGAGGCGCCGGCCGCGGCCGGCTCGCCCTGGCAGGACCGCTCGGGTTGGCGCACCGGGGGAGCGGCGGCCGCCCGCCCGGAGGCCCTTCTCGTGCGACACCGGGGAGAGCGTGCCGGAGCGCAGGCGGAGACTGCCTTCGAGGTGCGGGTCGTCGCGCGGTCGGCGGGAGCGGACCACACGGCGGGCGGCATGACCGACCACCTGACCGAGCACCTGGCCGTCGCCGTGCGGGAGCGCGGCGCGGAGGACGGCCGCATGTCCGCGCACACGGTGAGCATCGCCCCGGCCGCCACGGCCCCGAGCCGTGCCACCGGCGTGCACGTCGGGATCGCCGTCGACGGGGTGCAGCGGCGCTGGAGCTGGGCCCGCGACGGCGAGGACCTCCTGCTCTCGGTGGAGGGCGAATCCACCCGGTTCACGGCGGTGAGCCGGGAGGCCGAGCTGCAGGGCGAGCTGGCGCGGATCCTGGCCGCCCGGGCCGAGCAGGAGGGCGGTGTGGCGGCGAGCCCCGAGTTGCGCACGCCGACGCCTGGCACCGTGGTGCAGCTGCACGCGGCATCCGGTGATGCGGTGGCCGCCGGCGCCCCGATCGCCACGGTGGAGGCCATGAAGATGGAACACCAGGTGACGGCGAGCGTCGCCGGCACGGTGCGGCTGCACGTGCGCCTGGGCGATGCGCTGCGCCGCGACCAACTGCTCGCCTCCATCGACGCGCAGACACCGGGCCAACGGCAGGAGATCGGCAATGAGTGA
- a CDS encoding carboxyl transferase domain-containing protein, whose protein sequence is MSGLFDPDAAPARIPADTGAGISVLRSRIDPQGPQFLANDTAQRALVAALNAALAHAGRGGPEGSRQRHTARGKLLPRERIDRLLDPGSPFLEVAPLAAHELYGGEAPAAGVIAGIGLVHGRPVMVICNDPTVKGGSYFPLTVKKHLRAQEIALENRLPCIALVDSGGAYLPMQDEVFPDREHFGRIFYNQARMSAARVAQIAAVLGSCTAGGAYVPAMSDETVIVRGQGTIFLGGPPLVRAAIGEVVTAEELGGGELHSRVSGVTDHLAENDAHALEIVREIVATLPPPAEPAWALAAGRPPLADESELYGVVPVDVQADYDVREVIARLVDGSALHEFKREYGATLVTGFAHIHGHPVGVIANNGVLFSESAEKGAHFIELCDQRGIPLLFLQNISGFMVGRDAEAGGIAKHGAKMVTAVATTRVPKLTVVIGGSFGAGNYSMCGRAYSPRFLWMWPGARISVMGGEQASAVLATVKREQYEARDEEWPAEEEAAFRAPIRERYESQGSPYYSTARLWDDGIIDPADTRRVLGMALDVCSRTPLPEPAFGLFRM, encoded by the coding sequence ATGAGCGGTCTGTTCGATCCGGATGCCGCCCCCGCGCGCATCCCCGCGGACACCGGCGCCGGGATCTCGGTGCTGCGCAGCCGCATCGACCCGCAGGGGCCGCAGTTCCTCGCGAACGACACGGCGCAGCGCGCCCTCGTCGCCGCGCTCAACGCGGCGCTCGCCCACGCCGGCCGGGGCGGGCCGGAGGGTTCCCGGCAGCGGCACACGGCGCGCGGCAAACTGCTGCCGCGCGAGCGCATCGACCGGCTGCTCGACCCGGGCAGCCCGTTCCTGGAGGTCGCCCCGCTCGCCGCCCACGAGCTCTACGGCGGGGAGGCGCCGGCCGCCGGCGTCATCGCCGGGATCGGGCTCGTGCACGGCCGCCCGGTCATGGTGATTTGCAATGACCCCACCGTCAAGGGCGGGAGCTACTTCCCGCTCACCGTGAAGAAGCACCTCCGGGCCCAGGAGATCGCGCTCGAGAACCGGCTGCCCTGCATTGCGCTCGTCGACTCCGGCGGCGCCTACCTGCCGATGCAGGACGAGGTGTTCCCCGATCGCGAGCACTTCGGGCGCATCTTCTACAACCAGGCCAGGATGTCGGCCGCCCGCGTCGCGCAGATCGCCGCCGTGCTCGGCTCCTGCACCGCCGGCGGCGCCTACGTCCCGGCGATGAGCGACGAGACCGTGATCGTGCGCGGCCAGGGCACCATCTTCCTCGGCGGGCCGCCGCTCGTTCGGGCCGCGATCGGCGAGGTCGTCACCGCCGAGGAGCTCGGCGGCGGCGAGCTGCACTCCCGCGTCTCCGGGGTCACCGACCACCTGGCCGAGAACGACGCCCACGCCCTGGAGATCGTGCGGGAGATCGTGGCGACGCTGCCCCCGCCGGCCGAGCCGGCCTGGGCGCTCGCCGCCGGCCGCCCGCCGCTGGCGGACGAGTCCGAGCTGTACGGGGTGGTGCCCGTCGACGTGCAGGCCGACTATGACGTGCGCGAGGTGATCGCCCGGCTCGTCGACGGCAGCGCGCTGCACGAGTTCAAGCGCGAGTACGGCGCCACGTTGGTCACCGGCTTCGCGCACATCCACGGCCACCCGGTCGGCGTCATCGCCAACAACGGCGTGCTGTTCAGCGAGTCGGCCGAGAAGGGCGCCCACTTCATCGAACTCTGCGACCAGCGCGGCATCCCGCTGCTGTTCCTGCAGAACATCTCCGGCTTCATGGTCGGCCGCGACGCGGAGGCCGGCGGCATCGCCAAACACGGGGCGAAGATGGTGACCGCGGTGGCCACCACCCGGGTGCCCAAGCTCACCGTCGTCATCGGCGGCTCCTTCGGCGCGGGCAACTACTCCATGTGCGGGCGGGCCTACTCGCCGCGCTTCCTCTGGATGTGGCCGGGCGCCCGCATCTCGGTGATGGGCGGGGAGCAGGCGTCCGCCGTGCTCGCCACCGTCAAGCGGGAACAGTACGAGGCCCGCGACGAGGAGTGGCCGGCCGAGGAGGAGGCGGCGTTCCGCGCGCCGATCCGGGAGCGCTACGAGAGCCAGGGCAGCCCGTACTACTCCACCGCCCGGCTCTGGGACGACGGCATCATCGATCCCGCCGACACCCGCCGGGTGCTCGGCATGGCGCTCGACGTGTGCAGCAGAACCCCGCTGCCCGAGCCTGCCTTTGGCCTGTTCAGGATGTGA